The following proteins are encoded in a genomic region of Amphiura filiformis chromosome 11, Afil_fr2py, whole genome shotgun sequence:
- the LOC140163665 gene encoding uncharacterized protein, whose protein sequence is MADAYADTILYGGDIITMDDKNSKVEAIAITGGIIVEVSSMDQVFSRRGPKTEVIFLNQQTLMPGFIEPHTHAVLSGQLQSVYRPINIGGLNYGTYAEVHKVMLNTIHNLIGDPTGKWAVFSGWDPELISDLPTLSAKFLDENFSTEVAIGVVGQSFHVAWVNSLALSKAGVTNSTPDPESGTYVKDEDGHLTGQMYEGAAIMEVFGHAPMPDGHEIVGSVLALWKYYASVGFTTVTELVYAPSNDFDKVLKAIASRKDCPIRLGLYHRQEPCKDSSSGETKMMQPHRGPQEGNVQNTDETEEKCKVESIGYFNEKLWEVGIKFVADGSPHCGTAAVREPYLNTPLTETLGFPPAPCYGKLSFTSAELTDSVRRLSKAGKQVAIHCHGERACEQVLKVYEEVLAEDPTNTNRHRMEHVGLITVDQIARAGKINIGLSFFVDHLRFYGSVYTTDIFGEDRANRWTPLSEATKSGITWTIHQDHPSFPGDANPFANMKTAITRTCRDDPSHPYGPEYRVSIHEALKAYTVNAAWQLHLDQHLGTITVGKKADLVVLSENPYHKDPFDLEDINVLETFLEGHRNNLANVKAVAPGINVLQRTTDA, encoded by the exons ATGGCTGATGCATACGCTGATACCATTTTATACGGAGGTGATATCATCACTATGGATGATAAAAATAGTAAAGTTGAAGCTATCGCCATTACTGGTGGTATTATCGTAGAAGTGAGCAGTATGGATCAAGTATTTAGCCGCAGGGGTCCTAAAACTGAGGTGATATTCCTTAATCAGCAGACTCTCATGCCAGGATTCATTGAGCCACATACACACGCTGTACTGTCAGGTCAGCTACAATCTgtctataggcctataaacataGGTGGTCTTAACTACGG AACCTACGCTGAGGTGCACAAAGTAATGTTAAATACGATCCATAACCTGATCGGTGACCCTACAGGCAAATGGGCAGTCTTCTCTGGCTGGGATCCTGAACTCATCTCTGATCTTCCAACACTCAGCGCTAAGTTCTTGGACGAAAACTTTTCGACTGAAGTTGCAATCGGTGTTGTTGGACAAAGTTTTCATGTGGCTTGGGTTAATAGTCTAGCTCTAAGCAAAGCTGGC GTAACGAATAGTACACCTGACCCTGAGAGCGGAACTTATGTCAAAGATGAAGACGGTCATTTAACTGGCCAGATGTATGAGGGTGCCGCCATTATGGAGGTCTTTGGTCATGCGCCAATGCCAGATGGACATGAAATAGTTGGAAGTGTCCTGGCACTATGGAAATACTATGCATCAGTTGGATTCACTACGGTTACAGAATTGGTATATGCACCAAGCAACGATTTCGATAAAGTACTGAAAGCCATTGCTAGTCGCAAAGATTGCCCAATTCGTCTTG GTTTATACCATCGTCAAGAGCCCTGTAAAGACAGTTCTTCAGGTGAAACCAAG ATGATGCAACCACATCGTGGACCACAAGAAGGAAATGTGCAAAACACTGATGAAACAGAAGAGAAATGCAAGGTTGAATCTATTGGATACTTCAACGAAAAACTATGGGAAGTCGGCATCAAATTTGTTGCAGATGGCTCTCCACACTGTGGCACAGCTGCTGTGCGTGAGCCGTATCTGAATACACCCCTAACCGAAACCTTAGGGTTTCCACCAGCTCCATGTTATGGCAAGTTAAGCTTCACCTCTGCGGAATTAACCGATTCTGTCAGGAGGCTTTCTAAAGCAGGAAAGCAGGTTGCGATCCATTGTCATGGGGAAAGAGCGTGCGAACAGGTTTTGAAGGTCTATGAGGAG GTTCTTGCTGAAGATCCAACCAACACCAATCGTCATCGAATGGAGCACGTGGGACTAATAACTGTTGATCAGATTGCCCGTGCAGGAAAGATCAACAttggtctttctttctttgttgatCATTTGCGCTTTTATGGCAGTGTATACACGACTGATATATTTGGGGAAGACCGAGCGAACCGCTGGACGCCACTTTCAGAGGCTACGAAGAGTGGAATCACTTGGACTATCCACCAG GACCACCCATCGTTTCCAGGTGACGCTAACCCCTTCGCCAACATGAAGACTGCTATTACTCGCACCTGTCGCGATGACCCTAGCCATCCTTATGGTCCTGAATACAGGGTGTCCATCCACGAGGCTCTCAAGGCTTACACCGTCAATGCGGCATGGCAGCTTCATCTTGATCAACACCTCGGCACCATTACCGTGGGTAAGAAAGCCGACTTGGTGGTACTGTCTGAGAATCCATATCATAAAGATCCCTTTGATCTGGAAGATATCAATGTGTTGGAGACATTCCTCGAAGGTCATCGCAACAACCTGGCAAATGTAAAAGCCGTGGCACCAGGAATCAATGTCCTACAACGTACCACGGATGCCTAG